DNA sequence from the Coffea arabica cultivar ET-39 chromosome 11c, Coffea Arabica ET-39 HiFi, whole genome shotgun sequence genome:
TGAACTGAGACACCATCAAAGTCTCATCCCCCTCCCTTAACAATCCTATCTTCGGATCCCGCTCTGGGTGGGCCCACTGCGGCCGAGCCACCACCGTTATGTGGGACCCCAGTGTCAATCCGCAAGGTATAACCATTAACTTGCCCTTCTTTTGCATCTCTACCCCTGATAAAGACACGGAACTGGGACAAGACTCTGTCCGGTTTTGAGTTCGATTTTGCAACTCGGCCTTAACATTTCCCGATTCAATTTCTTCCAATATTTTCTTCCCCATCACAAATGCGTCCCTAACAGTCGTATGAAGCTCAGAAAAGTCATCTTTGCTTACACTATCAAAAGCAATTTCGTCGAAAGTAAGCCCTGAAACTTTCTTAAACTGttcctttttcctctcctgAAAGTTGAAAACTGGGTTTTCCTTGACGAAATATTCACTGGCATCAGGGCTTCTAATGGGCAAAGTGTTGATGGAGATCGTAGAGTCGGGCTCGGGCGATTCTAAGCCTAACCCATTTCGTAAAACTAATGGAATTTCAAGGCTCATTAACACAAGATAAAGAAACAAGAAACCCATCAGAATTTGAATCGATCTGATTCGACTCACTGGGATCAGTGAGTCGAACTTACCTCGCTTCATTTTCTCCCAAATCCCCCAAAAATGGTTAAAAAGCCCCAATGCTATCTGGTTTTTTCTGGGTTCGAGTCAGATTCAAGAGGGGagagatatatatatttaaaaaataaaaataaaaaggaaaaaagaagctGCTGCTTTCTTTATTTAGCGTTGTCTCTTCTTTCCCTCGAAAAACCCGAATGAACCCTAGATTTTAGTCGAACGAAGAGGGAAAATGGGGTTAGTTTACCAGGCTAGCTGGGATGAACTGGTATCTGGACGTCCTGGGAGATTTAAAAACATGCATATCAAATGCATGACAGCAGTTCGGAACGGAAAGaatgagaaagagaaaaaagaacgAAAAGGAAAGCGTTTTTAGTATTGTACGTGGAAAGCGTTAATAATTGCCGAAAAGGGCAACTTGGGGCCCACTCCTGTCACTACCATATAACTGTGCTCGTAAACTGAAGCAATTTTGAGCTTTTCCGGTTACGCTCCTCCATGTTCGGCGTTGCAAATCAATTGGATGTCGTAACTTCATAAATGCCAGTACATAAGATTATCTACCCATAAGAATCTTGCAAgagattaatttctttgaattttaaGTAGATTCATTTTGTTAATACAATCAATTTGACGTGGTGTAACTTTTACGGCCCATTTCTCTTTTTTGGGCAGGCTGCTGGACGGTTGAGACAaattattgtttttctttttttattttgaatacaAGGAGACCACGTTAATTATTTTGTTTGAACTTTGAAGTGTGAGCTGGAGAAAGAGGAGGGTGTTTTGGTCCTTTTGGGAGGAATAATGGGTGCCCACGTGGTCTCATCTGTGGCCTTCAGGTGAATCCCTTTTTCTTGATTCAGGTGAATCCCATTTTCTTCAGGAGGAAATGAAAGACGAGCCGTGTTATTATACCTGGACCGGACCGATCGTGAACTCACCTTCTTTTCAAATTGATTTGTAGTATAGCATCGTTTTAATCAAAAATCagttaaaatcataaaaaattggtTAGACCAGGACCCGATTCAACTGATTGACCCCGATTATCAAACTTGCCTTTCTCCTTTTTCACAAACATAATTTGAGTTACCTAAAttgtaatatttttatttattaataggAATAAGAGAATGTCACCCATTTAGTGTAAATATCAAAATCATTCGCTTTTCTAAATGATTTCTAAATCAATATGTTTTTCATCCTTGTGATCTCATTAATTTAGCATCAGTGTTTCCAACTTGCATTATTTTGTCttaatttagtttttcaagtagttttggagaatggacatattttaaccatgaatttatatttttatatatatttattaggtttatatttgattgcaagtataatatttttaaaacatttttcatGATTGGCCAAACATAACCAAgaacttaatttcaatatttctgAACCttctaaaaatataaaataattataatatcatGCTGATGTCAGTGAATTTTTTAGAACGGTCCGATCGATTCGACTAGTTGACCCTTGATTCAGCAGTTTAGCGGATCACTTTTCGGTCCAAATTTAACAACATTGATTAAAGAGTAGTAGTATATGATGCGCTAAGTAACTAGAACTGGAAACTTTTAAGCGGGCGTGTTGCTTATCCACTTCTCAATTTGGTGTGTCAGGAACTGGGGGTTGGTGAATTGTGTGAAGACGGTTGGGAAACGTGTGGTTGTTCCAACTTCCAAACGGAGTGAAGACTGGAGAAAAATCATGGACCGAGTCGTCACATGCCAATTGACGTTTGGTTTAGGgcgttttaaaattttaatcattAGAAGCCTATATCTTCTCGTTTTTTAGGAATTGAAATGTTAAAGACTTTTAGCAACGATTCTTgtgccttttttctttctttcttcttcttcttctttttttttttttttttttttatcaaacacGCCACAATGTCATTcttgtaataaaaaaaatattttatactaGTCGATGATATGATTCAGCGATAGagataaaccaaaaaaattatcCATCTCTTTGATTTTAGAGACTTCATATTTGTGTCTATCgcttataaatattataattttcAATGGTCTTTTTATAAATGGACTCACCTCAATAATAGAAACCCTTTGGGATCTAAAATGCTGGGGACTAGTtatttccttcgccacgagtgAAAGTAACGAAGAAGGTATTACAATGAGCATGTTTTATGATTTGTTAGCCAAaactaggggtgcaaacgagccgaactcgagtcgagctttgactaatcgagccgagctcgagttaattttgtgaaactcgagctcgacgagctcaaaatatcAACCTtaagcttaaaaaaaaattattattattttatttttttttaaattatttatttttaaaaataaataaaattataattttttttaacaaataataaaatattagggatatatatgtaattttactattaaaataaaaaataaaaatataattgagctcgcgagccaacgagtttaatgtttttgaactcgagctcgagatcgACTTAATTGGCTCGAACTCGATATTGACGAGCTCGTATTCGAGCCGCTCGCAATCTAGCCAAAACATGTAAAGAACTAAATAGAAACAGAGGCAtttctaaaagaaaattttgacgcCGGTGGTGAAAGTTTTGGCCCACAGTTGGGCTTTGGACAGGATTTGGTATTTTGGCGTCGGGGAGTTGAGTTCTTAAACTCCGACGGAGAGGTTGGGTTtatttggatcatggtgtaagcTCTGGGTAGATTAGCCCAAAAATTCTTTGGGCATGTACCGAGATCAAGAGGCCATCATTTAAGTAGGCGATTTAGGCTTTCGGCTGATTCAGTGCCCGTTATCATTTGGGTACCTTTTTAACTTTGGAGCTAAATAAGGCAAGTTTACTGATTACTCCAATGTTTCGTTAATGACGCTCTTATTCCTTCATATTCTTTTGTAAAAAATAGATGGCGTGTCATTAACAATAAATAGGTGCTAATATAAAAAATGTTACACTAACTAAATATGGTCATCACAACAATTAGTAATGTATAAAAAAAATCTCGCAAAATGGAATAGAAGACAAGATTTGAGTTTTATTtagcttcaaaaaaaaaaaaaaaaaaaataggtgcTCGATGAGCTTGAACTCGTACTCAAATACTTCTATTTGTTAGTCGAGTCGAACTCTAGTATCCTACTCGAATTCAACTTGACTCGATTATAGCCGTACCCTGCTTCAGTTGATTTTGTTTGGTTTGGTCCAATTATTGTAATTCTTAggactttaaacataaaattgtaCATCTTTGGTGTGATCGTGAATTAGATGTACGAGTTAACAAAAATTTATGTTTACACCAAAATCGTACCATTTTGCACCAAATGTTGTAAGAATTATATAATTGGACAAAACTAGATAGAAGTTCAAATGGAGAAGCCTTGAACCAGATTCTCCTATAGTGAAACCAGATAAAAGTTCAATTAAAAGTTTCTTTCAACTATATAATATCCTCTGTCTTTCAACTATATTAATAAATAGCAGGTTATTGTTTAGGGATACAACTGTAAAATAATAAATCCTTTTATTAGACGAGAATTCAGAGGGAAACTTTCCAAAAGTCTATTTTAATTTGCTCCCTTGAGATAGAAGTAGCTTTGTCAAATAGTTCCTTACTGTTCATGGATTGTATTGTAAATTCGGTATATATTTCTAATTTGATTTCCTTTCAGCGCATTTGTTTTAGTGCAATGATTAGAACTATATAATATTCATAAGTCAAGCAATAccattttcttttagttttctacatttttttttctattttctgaGCCCTGATTATCTTTCTTTGATTTCCTTGATGTTGGGGGTTGCATCCcaaatttcagttcaataaAAAGGATAGAACCAGTTGTCCAGTACACTTCAAAAACCATTCGAACAGTTCAATAATTTTGGTGTTAGTTTGATTAACTAAAGCATTAGTTCTAGTTCCAGGTTAAGCTTTAGGTGACGAGGTCCCTTCAATTAATACAATTACAATTTCTTAATGTGTAGATAGAGGTGACCTCATGATGATGAGTAATGGAATTTAGGAGGCTAGGAGTGTAGGGTGTGAAAAAATATTCCATATGTCTTCTAAACTTTCTCTAATTATATTTTGTATGTatttagggaccaaattgacATTTGTTTAGAGGTTGTAAATGAATCTTGAATTTGGTTGTGGACTATAGACTATGAATAGCAAAGTCATATTTCATTCAACGTAATTTTCTCAAAATGCACTTCAATCATTTTAATATTAGTAAGTCAAATATGTTATACAGATGGGTTTTACCTAACACTCAGTCACTATTGAGATTTTTGAAACATTTATAGATGCAGGACActaacataatattaatatttgCAATATAATAACTAATAAATACTTATTTTATTACCAACAAATTAACAGAAttggaaggggaaaaaaattagGTTATAAGCAACATTTTAAAAAGTTTCAAAGTACAATATCAACTACTTTGGCTATCTGCATATAATAAAGTAATCTTGATAATCTCTCTACTAGTTAATTCTCTGATTGCCATTGACCTAACTTCCATGACTTTATCTAATTAAATGGCAATGTGTTTAAGAAGCAAAATTTAGATCAAGTTACGGGGCAACGGCTATGCATAACAGAGCCAGCCTCTCCTAAAGTAGGGttgtaatcgagtcgagtcgagctcgagtatcgcCATACTCGAGCTCAACTCGACATACAGTTAGGAGTGCTCGAGCTCGAGCGAGTAGTATTAttggagctcgagctcgagctcgaagcTTGCTCGcagtactcgagctcgactcgcatGGGCTTGAGTCCATTCGAGCCTTATCTAGTTCGCTCGAGCtcgttcgagctcgagttattaaattttattttcttaatattttttaagcaaaaagacATTATTgcccttttaaaatttttatatgactTGAAACATTTCGTAAATTCGATAATTCTTTTGGATATAAgggtaattttataataataatatattaaataattaaaattaaaaatattgaataattaaaattaaaaatattaaataattaaaattaaaatgctCGATAAGGCTCGTCAACCCTTCGAGCATCGCTTCTGgatgctcgaactcgactcgacagCCTTATCGAGCTACTCGAACTCGGTCAAGCCTTTGAGCATCGCTTCTGgatgctcgaactcgactcgacagCCTTATCGAgctgctcgaactcgactcaaaTTCGGTTTGACCGAGTTCGAGTCAAACTTTTGACCGAGCTCGCGAGCAGCTCGGTTCGATTACATCCCTACCCTAAAGGCACATGTGATGCGACGAGTGGTGTGTaattcaaaaactcatttttgcgaatcaattttatataaaattttcattacTAAAGCAAATTGTggtattttaacttttttttttatcaaagaaAGGCTGCTTTAGTAGTTATAATACTTAGAGTCAGTCATTTTTTCAACATGGGTTTAGATGAGTTATGGTTAAAAATAGTTATAGACAGTTATTTTAGCAATTTATGTAAATAATAAATGATTTTCAATTCATGAGAATAAAATTGGAAAATATATAAAGTGATAAAAAATGTTTACCCAGACCCCATCTCTCCCTgccctttatatatatatactaggggACTGGCCTGCGCAATGCGCGGGCGCTGGGTGGGAGAGTATAATGTTGGTGGAATTATTTGAATAAAATGGTTTGATTTAGATGGATAGAAGATTAATAGTTAATAATTTGTACGTGGAGGGGGGGATTATTAATGCTTAAtttgtatgtgtatatattgGTATTAgtatatattatgaattaatatTGTGTATTTGTGAATTATCAAATTATAAGTAAATTACtattatatatattagtattatatatattagtatTACTATGTATTACTATTTATATTACATATAGTTtcaattattatatttttaggCGCTGGATGGGAGAGTATAATGCTGGTGGAATTATTTGAATAAAATGGTTTGATTTAGATGGATGGAAGATTAATAGTTAATTATTTGTACGTGGAGGGGGGTTATTAATGCTTAAtttgtatgtgtatatattgGTATTAGTATAAATTATGAATTAATATTGTGTATTTGTGAATTATTAAATTATAAGTAAATTACtattatatatattagtattagtatatattagtattactatttatattatatatagttTCAATTATTATATCTTTATTACATTTATTGAATTTATTAACCAATGGTGGTATGTTAAATTTTATTACCGTAAAATGGCATAGATGTATCAGAATGTTCATCTCTGTTCACGGTGTTAGAATATATCTGGTGTTGACATTTGCGTGGCAGCTAGTTGTTTGCGTGTGCAGGTGGTGTGAGACGTGAAATTTAGGGGCTGAAAACAAGGTAAAAAGTACAGAAAATTCATGGGTTTGTAGTACTCTTTCTTGCTTAAGTAGTTGGAGCTTATATAGTGTGAAGTAGTATATTTAGTACTTGTCTGTAGATAGTTAGTGTGCGCAGATGGCGAGTGGAAGCGCAAGATTTCCTACTGTTCAATTATATTATCAGAGTGACCAGTGAACAATTCCACAAGAATATCTGGTAATTTATTTTCATGTAGAACTACTTGTCCATCAGAGCAACAGAAATTAGGTGTCTCAGAGTGCAGTTTTTTTGCTCCACAGTATTGGCAATCAGCTTTTGAAGGTAATCTATCTGCTTGACCATTAATAAATTGGAGTGCATGAACTCCATCAACAGCTTGGTTACCTATAGAATTACCAATTAGTTTAGGTAAAGTAAAGGTTGGAAGTGAAAATAAGGGAGTAGAAGAGGAACGATCAGTGGTTTGTAATGTGTAcctctgttttttttctttttgttattaaCAACTTTCACTTGTTTGGCTGATTAATGGCTTTTCCTTGAATGATTCAAGTATATATAATTAGAAGCAGAAACCATAAGCTTTATATACGTACTGTTACCAATATGATCAAGCTATTTGCATGAACAGAAGTGGTTTGAGGTTATATAATGGAAGTGTTAGTTAGACATGTGAAGCTGATGTTATCAACTAGTCAGAGAATGTAGTATTGGGGGAATAGATTGTATGAGGGTAGAAGAACAATATTTAAAATGATTAGGATTTATGGTTATGATGTGATAAAAGAACTATGGTCAGAAATAAGCAATTTCTAGGTACACAACAaaattgagaataaaatgaCAATCTTATGATAATTGTCAAATAGCTGATATGCTGATATCAGTTGTTCTATGCCCAAGGTAATAAATTCACATCAAAGCTAGTAACCTGCATTTCTCCTTCTTCTAGCAGAACGATTATGAGGAACTTCATACACCTCGTATGTTGGAAGGATAGCTGACAAATCTATTGGAGATAAAGTTCATGAAATTGTTAGACACAATAAGATCAGGAGTTTTttgaaaaagttgaaaaaagATTTATGACCTGAAGTTTCTTCAGCTATTTCTGTCAGGAATTTGTAGCAGTTCATGCATATGAATGATTTATCTGAAAAGCAAAGAAGAATATTAATATAGTTGATGGTGATGATGTTGATAGTTAtatattatgaacaagaatcaatGATCAACTTTGAAGCTTAAATCACCTGCATTTTGTATCATGTCAATAGCTACACATGTGTGTTGTGTAACAGAGTTAGAAGAAGATCCTGTGTATAAAAATTAGGGGTGGACCATTGTATCAATAGAATAGAGTTTATAATTTGAGTAGGAGGGATATATTAAAAACAAAGCAGACCATGTACCTTTCTCATAGCTTGAGAATGAAGAAATCGGTTGCTTTAATTTTTTacccaacttagcacaagaTAATTGAGTATTGTTGTTTGAAGAGGGAGAAATTCGAATACCAGCTTTTGAGGCACCTATTACAATAAATAGAGTTGAAACTGGTGATATGAATATTATAAAAAAGCAAATGGAATTGAAATAGGATAAGAAACAGTGGAGAGTCTAAATGACTATAATGTAGCAGGAAACACAGATATATACACAACTAAGCTTCGCTGAATTTATTGATTCATGATACATAGAATTGGTACCTATAAAGTGTTTTGTAAAATGAGAGCATGAGACTTCGTTCCATGAATGAGCTGAAGGTCATCCAGTAAAATTTTCAGTTCACTATACATAAAGCTAGTGGTTAAATTGTAAGAAAAGTTGGTAAATACTGTGACTAACCTTGATTACAACCAATAATTCCATGAACATTGTGGTtgtgtttggaaatttgagaAGCAATGGGCTGGCTGAGTTTATCATTGAAACCTAACCATGAACAAAGTAAAAGAAATAGACAGGTTATCGTGAACATACTATGGGCATACAGATTATCAGAATATAATAAGAGTTTTTGAATCACTATGTACCATGAGAACATTGTTGACCAGGAAGGCTATGTATAACAGATGTAGAAGCTGGTGATTTACAAGCCTCTTCAAATTGTTGTGGGAAGGACTTGGAAActattttttccaattttttcctGTGATAAGCTTCTCTGCTCTTTTTCCGCTGAGCTTCTCTCTCTTCGACAGATAGAGCAgcaaattttctctctttttacgATTGCGCTCGTCCCTTTTCTCACGAAGTTTATCAGGATCATCCTTTACGCTTAGTTTGGAGTAGCTCATATTTTTTATAAGCGTTGACGAAGGGAGAAACAAAGATAGACAGAGGAAAATCTAGGCGTATGCACAGATATATACTGTTTGTACATATATCCTTAGATAGGTATATGTGGTGATGCGTAACGAACAAACTACTCAGCTAAAAAGCATGGAGGGTATGAATACAGATAGAGTAAGCTATGAACTAAATATATTaatagaaaagagaaaaggagttaaACCAAGCAAAAAGAGTAGAACACCTCCATGGACATAGCAGACGAAGCTGATCAAAGTACCTCTGCTACTGCGTATTATAAGAAACTTCCATCACCTGAGTACAGATtgggataaaagaaatttctAGTAGCATGAAACAACTGAATAGCTCATCTGAAGTAAGTTTGGATGAGCATAAGAAAATACCTGATCTGAAGCTAGTTGTATGAAGCAAGCTGTAAGATGTAAAATGCACTGTAATTTGCATGTAAACTGGTTCTGTTAATGTAGGAAATTGTTTGCATGCAATTTGTGTTAGCTATGTATATTGATCGTTGATGAGTAAAAAACAACAAATATGGAAAACCGAGACCAACGAAGTAGAAATGACAAATATAGCCGAGCTTAAGAAGAAATCGGTCCACAAAATAAGCATCTAAATGGCCAAAAGAGTAAAAAATAGAAGGTAGTAGCAGACAAGTGATTTAACCCCTATGGCACATGATTGAACTCTTTGGTCAAAATTGAAGAGTAAAGTATATCTCATGTTTATCAGATatctatataaaaaaatttataaaaaatatatatatctaaaTCTATATATTATCACTTAATAAATATACATggttatatatttaaatatttaaatatataaatataacttTATGTAGATCCTTATATTAGAATTTATATATTAGAATTATATATAACATCAAGGCAATTCATGAATCTTTTTTTTAGATCCGAATTCAATAATTTGGAAACATATCTAAATGTATATAGTATGACTTACACACAATTATATATATCAAAAATTTATCTAGTATTTCTTTAAATCAATCAatttatgcattttttttaacaaatatatacatcctTATCCTTATTATTATAGTAGGAAAAACCACATGAAGGCAATTAGTGAACTTTTTTTGAGATTCAAATTTGATAATTTGATTAAATTCTTGGTTGAATAAATATACATCATTATCCTTATTATATTTTAGAAATTACATAAACGCAATTTTCAAGTACGAAGGAAGAATTTTTACAAGTTTCAGTTTCTAAAAATTGATTATATATCATTTAAGTAAAGTTACTTTAAACACTATAACATATGATTAAACTGCTTGAtgaaaattcaagaataaagtatattttatgtttattacaTACAAAcgtatataaaaatatatttctaaATCTATACACTATCACTCACATACATTTATATATCACATACATACATTTATATATCAGAAATCTATCTAATATTTCTGTAAATCTATGGACTCCAATTATTATATTCATCACCATTCTTGGAATTTTTTCCACATTGCAGAAATTAAGCATTTTGATTAAATTGCTGAATATTTTTCCACATGCACACAACTATGGAATTTTTTCACATTCCATATTCTAAACATTGATTATCATTTAAGTGAAGTTAATCATAATATAATCATTTATAAGTGGAGTTAATTATTTAATCTGAAgagaaaaaacttttttttcttgtccATCCACACAGCTGTCAGAACCTATGAAAGCCAGCTGCACAACCATCAGCCGAATGTACAAATTACAGCAGTGGGACCACTCAATGTACAATAGCATGGACCAGGCGCATTGAGTCCACCAAGAGTCGCAGCAACAACGTACAAACCAGCAACACTCGCATCAAGTGGTTACCTCCAACGTACAAACCAGCAGCCCAACTTACAACAGCCTAAAACAGGCAGATGCACTCGAAATTCCAGCAACAGTAGAAGGGCCAAGTGCTTCTTATAAATACTAGGTGCGTTTTCCCGCGCGAGGCGCGAGCGCCAATTTAGTGTAATTCAATACTGCTTAGTCTTAGCATTTAAAATCTATGGCTTTTTAAACTGTATTACCAGTGTCTAAAATGTATCCTGTTATACTTATGCAGtgatattatttatttaattattgtGTTAAATTTTTTGGTCTATTTATTGTTTATTGTTGGTATTTTTTTGGGgttgtatttaatttttttttttggtttttttttcctggtTGCAGTTGTTGTATTTAATTTCATTAGTATTTTTTTGTTGTCTTTACTAAGTAATAGTAGTTGTTTTCATTCATATGTAGGAGACACCATTCTTTAATTTTGATGCAGCGTCAGGTATAGGAACCTCATTGTCTACCAAGTAGACAGACAGAAATACAGAGTTGAGGACAGCAACcgaaaat
Encoded proteins:
- the LOC113716558 gene encoding uncharacterized protein encodes the protein MQITVHFTSYSLLHTTSFRSERKFAALSVEEREAQRKKSREAYHRKKLEKIVSKSFPQQFEEACKSPASTSVIHSLPGQQCSHGFNDKLSQPIASQISKHNHNVHGIIGCNQAHSWNEVSCSHFTKHFIGASKAGIRISPSSNNNTQLSCAKLGKKLKQPISSFSSYEKGSSSNSVTQHTCVAIDMIQNADKSFICMNCYKFLTEIAEETSDLSAILPTYEVYEVPHNRSARRRRNAGY